One stretch of Cygnus olor isolate bCygOlo1 chromosome 1, bCygOlo1.pri.v2, whole genome shotgun sequence DNA includes these proteins:
- the SLC15A5 gene encoding solute carrier family 15 member 5, whose amino-acid sequence MKMSSMPGADSREVQEKQLWDDAADKEQRLTPSKRNRAGNVSQPEKKLQEAICVLLVELCERFTFFGIVCNMILFCTVRLGYRNYQAAIVNMCFVGTSMLTPVLVGWLAECLVGRTKLVCICMFLHFLGTALLPVVAFPFEDIYIDRRHILLHTLTKKEQKIVFYFALLTASLGIGGIRAIVCPLSAYNLENCGPKELLSFFNWFYWLINLNSAVVFVSISYIQQSVARNLGFLIPFVSILMSMITIHMVRGEMIYKPKTDSSLLTTFGVIASALKTCCVRYRYFGGGVTNWLDHAKENYGGQYSEIQVESTKSLARLFPLFAFQILYRTCIMQIPSGYYLQTMNSNLNFSGFVLPIAAMNVISIVPLLILVPILECINSCLFSSKGSGRSPTIYIVVGQLSAALSVMVAGFSEIHRKHFPQVEQTLSEEILLVSSMPCFHLAPQYVLLGVAEALVTPSCSLLSFWLVPERIRGISMHFLTVFNGAGCFMGAFFVQTAHTGTQGNWFPHLLHEGKLERFFFFLASLMMVNTLGFWTIAHRYNNLNQEYTSEFRGALPEEKLLNHDKDIKHYDSVLDCSPILSPVETT is encoded by the exons ATGAAAATGTCAAGCATGCCTGGTGCAGACAGCAGAGAGGTTCAAGAGAAACAGCTTTGGGATGATGCTGCTGACAAGGAGCAAAGACTGACGCCCAGTAAACGCAACCGTGCTGGAAATGTGTCTCAGCCTGAGAAGAAACTCCAAGAGGCCATTTGTGTGCTGCTGGTGGAGTTGTGTGAGAGATTCACATTCTTTGGCATTGTCTGCAACATGATCCTCTTTTGCACTGTCAGACTTGGCTATCGCAACTACCAGGCAGCTATTGTCAATATGTGCTTTGTAGGCACCTCCATGTTGACACCAGTGTTGGTTGGCTGGCTTGCCGAATGCCTCGTGGGAAGGACCAAGCTTGTGTGCATCTGCATGTTTCTACACTTCCTAG gcacagccctgctaCCTGTTGTGGCTTTCCCATTTGAAGACATTTACATTGACAGACGACACATTCTTCTTCATACGCTaacaaaaaaagagcagaaaatagtATTCTACTTTGCACTACTCACAGCTAGCCTGGGAATAGGAGGCATAAGAGCTATAGTTTGTCCGTTAAGTGCATACAACCTTGAGAACTGTGGACCAAAggaacttctttcttttttcaactg GTTTTATTGGTTGATTAACTTAAATTCAGCGGTTGTCTTTGTCAGTATCTCTTATATCCAGCAGTCTGTGGCCAGGAACCTTGGTTTCCTTATCCCATTTGTGTCCATACTTATGTCCATGATCACAATTCACATGGTGCGTGGTGAAATGATTTACAAACCCAAAACAG ACAGTTCCCTTCTGACGACTTTTGGGGTAATTGCTAGTGCACTGAAAACTTGCTGTGTGCGGTATCGCTACTTTGGTGGAGGTGTAACAAACTGGCTAGATCACGCCAAGGAAAACTATGGTGGTCAGTACAGTGAGATTCAAGTGGAAAGCACAAAGTCACTTGCCAGGCTCTTCCCactgtttgctttccaaattcTATACAGAACGTGTATTATGCAG ATTCCATCAGGATATTATCTCCAAACCATGAATTCCAACTTGAACTTCAGTGGATTTGTCTTGCCAATTGCAGCAATGAATGTAATAAGCATCGTGCCACTACTGATTCTTGTTCCTATTTTGGAATGCATTAACTCATGTCTCTTCAGTTCCAAGGGAAGTGGACGTTCTCCTACAATTTATATCG TTGTAGGTCAGTTATCTGCTGCACTTTCTGTGATGGTTGCTGGTTTCTCTGAAATACACCGAAAGCATTTCCCTCAGGTGGAACAGACCCTTTCCGAGGAGATTCTCCTGGTCTCCTCCATGCCTTGCTTCCACTTAGCTCCTCAGTATGTCTTACTTGGAGTGGCTGAAGCCTTGGTAACACCTTCCT gTTCATTGCTATCATTCTGGCTTGTGCCAGAAAGAATTCGAGgtatttccatgcattttttaACTGTCTTCAATGGAGCTGGCTGCTTTATGGGAGCTTTCTTTGTTCAGACAGCCCACACAGGCACTCAAG GCAACTGGTTTCCACACTTGCTACATGAAGGTAAATTGGAGagattcttcttcttcttggcTTCCTTAATGATGGTGAACACCCTGGGGTTCTGGACCATTGCACACAG ATACAACAATCTGAATCAGGAATACACCAGTGAGTTCAGAGGAGCTCTTCCTGAGGAAAAACTTCTGAATCATGACAAAGACATCAAGCACTATGATAGTGTCCTGGATTGCTCTCCCATTTTGTCTCCTGTGGAGACAACCTGA